A genomic stretch from Anaerosporomusa subterranea includes:
- a CDS encoding VOC family protein: MAVEVYINFNGNCREAVEFYAKVFGTEKPQIMTFGDVPPSPEFTLPEEAKSLVMHTRLSINGSNVMFSDVCPGMPFIAGNNISLTIVSTNIDEIKSLFNKLKEGGNVGMDLQETFWSKCYGFVTDKFGIGWQFNYDSGQMR, encoded by the coding sequence TAATTTTAATGGGAACTGTCGTGAAGCTGTAGAGTTTTACGCAAAGGTTTTTGGAACAGAAAAACCACAAATTATGACCTTTGGAGATGTGCCACCTAGCCCGGAGTTTACTCTTCCAGAGGAAGCAAAAAGTTTAGTAATGCACACACGGCTTAGCATTAATGGAAGCAATGTCATGTTCTCTGACGTTTGTCCTGGTATGCCTTTTATTGCAGGAAACAACATAAGCCTTACAATAGTTAGCACGAACATTGATGAGATTAAATCTCTATTTAATAAGCTGAAAGAAGGCGGCAATGTAGGTATGGATCTTCAAGAAACCTTCTGGAGCAAATGCTACGGATTCGTAACAGATAAGTTTGGTATCGGGTGGCAATTTAACTATGATAGTGGACAAATGCGGTAA